A window of Thermococcus aggregans contains these coding sequences:
- a CDS encoding ABC transporter permease gives MIEAIISTLIGALTAMVPLVLTSVGAVVSERAGVVNIGYEGILLMSAFFGAMFAEVTGSPWIGLLGGAFVGMLLGMLHGVITVYLKGDHVIPGIGVNLLALGIVAFGIPAYWGTAGQHVVPDTFRVSPIIKTPYGSLSPMVLITIIIAILTHWVLFKTPLGLRIRAVGENPEAADALGINVERYRFLATVYGATLAGLGGAFMSVDWLGTVTKQLSAGRGFIALANMVFSGWNPLRALLGGFIFGFFDNLSVWVRTNPEIQKIIPWQFVATLPYLVTLIIVAGIIGKVRPPKADGKPYKRE, from the coding sequence ATGATAGAGGCCATTATTTCAACACTTATCGGAGCACTAACGGCAATGGTTCCACTAGTGCTCACGAGCGTAGGAGCGGTAGTAAGCGAGAGAGCAGGTGTAGTAAATATAGGATACGAGGGAATACTTCTCATGAGCGCATTCTTTGGGGCAATGTTCGCAGAGGTCACTGGAAGTCCATGGATAGGTCTTTTGGGTGGAGCCTTTGTGGGCATGCTCCTTGGAATGCTTCACGGAGTCATTACAGTTTATTTGAAGGGAGACCACGTCATTCCGGGTATAGGTGTTAACCTCTTGGCACTTGGTATTGTGGCTTTTGGAATCCCCGCATATTGGGGAACCGCAGGCCAGCATGTAGTGCCCGACACCTTCAGAGTTTCGCCCATAATAAAAACTCCCTACGGAAGCTTAAGCCCCATGGTTCTTATAACGATCATTATAGCAATCTTGACACATTGGGTGCTCTTTAAAACGCCGTTAGGCCTTAGAATAAGGGCAGTAGGTGAAAATCCTGAAGCGGCAGATGCGTTAGGTATAAACGTGGAGCGCTACAGATTTCTGGCAACAGTCTATGGAGCAACCCTTGCCGGACTTGGTGGAGCATTTATGAGCGTTGATTGGCTTGGAACAGTCACAAAGCAGCTTTCAGCAGGTAGAGGTTTTATTGCATTGGCAAACATGGTGTTCAGTGGATGGAACCCATTGAGGGCCCTCCTCGGAGGCTTCATCTTCGGATTCTTCGACAACCTTTCAGTGTGGGTAAGAACTAATCCAGAGATTCAGAAAATCATTCCATGGCAGTTCGTTGCCACACTTCCATATCTAGTGACATTGATCATTGTGGCAGGAATAATAGGAAAGGTAAGGCCTCCAAAGGCCGATGGAAAGCCATACAAGAGAGAGTGA
- a CDS encoding ABC transporter permease yields the protein MRVDIKEFAKPLIESLIAIVIGIAVGGVILAFSGYSPVDAYVALFDGALGSKYGLAMTLSSATPIILTALTFGIGARTGLFNIGGEGTVYFGAIAAIVLTNLWGNILMGLLGGILAGIVWMAIPALLKVIRGVNEVVSTIMLNWMAYFIALYIVLQKIPNPEDPNKTIAVPVSARFPIIVKGTELSWAFAISVMAALITYYILWHTGLGYELRVSGYNERAARYGGINPKKAVIWSFLLGGIMSGLAGATEVMGRPPSYAISQGMANIYGYGFDGIGVSLVGRNHPLGIIFSGIFFGMLKAGATAMQIEAGVPLEMVRVVQGVIVVAVAIPGLLDLLKRVVRR from the coding sequence ATGAGAGTTGATATCAAAGAATTCGCAAAGCCCCTTATAGAAAGCCTGATAGCAATAGTAATCGGAATCGCAGTAGGTGGAGTTATTCTAGCATTCTCCGGCTACAGCCCGGTTGACGCTTATGTGGCACTTTTTGATGGTGCTCTCGGCTCAAAGTACGGATTAGCTATGACATTAAGCTCTGCAACCCCAATAATTCTAACAGCATTGACCTTTGGAATAGGGGCTAGGACGGGGCTATTTAACATCGGTGGAGAAGGAACAGTGTACTTCGGAGCAATAGCGGCAATTGTACTCACAAACTTATGGGGAAACATTTTGATGGGACTTTTAGGTGGAATACTAGCTGGAATAGTGTGGATGGCAATTCCTGCACTTCTAAAGGTCATTAGAGGAGTAAACGAAGTTGTATCCACAATCATGCTCAATTGGATGGCTTACTTCATAGCCCTCTATATAGTCCTGCAAAAAATACCCAACCCAGAAGACCCGAACAAGACAATAGCGGTTCCAGTCAGTGCGAGATTTCCAATTATAGTGAAGGGAACTGAACTTTCATGGGCCTTCGCGATTTCAGTAATGGCTGCCCTCATAACATACTACATCCTCTGGCACACAGGATTAGGATACGAACTTAGAGTGAGCGGGTACAATGAGAGAGCGGCCCGTTATGGGGGAATAAATCCAAAGAAAGCGGTTATATGGTCCTTCCTGCTCGGAGGTATCATGAGTGGTCTTGCGGGAGCGACAGAGGTAATGGGAAGGCCCCCAAGCTATGCAATAAGCCAAGGAATGGCAAATATATATGGCTATGGATTCGACGGAATAGGTGTTTCACTGGTTGGAAGAAACCACCCACTCGGAATAATATTCAGCGGAATCTTCTTTGGAATGCTTAAAGCAGGAGCCACGGCTATGCAGATCGAAGCTGGAGTTCCATTGGAGATGGTAAGGGTTGTGCAGGGTGTTATAGTTGTGGCCGTTGCAATCCCCGGACTTTTAGACCTTCTAAAGAGGGTGGTGAGAAGATGA